The DNA window TTAGTTATTCTGTTGTTCAGATTTTTTAcattaatttgaaaataactaataatatgaattgattggtaatatttttgaccCTTTGTAAGTTATTTCATTAATTCTCCATCGCTGACTTTTCGTTTTATTCGCGCCTCCCccttaaacttttttttaatttttaatttttaatttttttttcttgctccttaaaaaaaaaaaatacaaaaaaaaaaaaaaaaaacagtgTAAAATACGGACCTATTTTTAAGAATCGGATAAATGACTTCCGGACATcggtttattttttattccatTTCCCGAGATCCATTTTATCCGCTCTAGGAAAAAAGATTCATCCGAGAAAGTAtaatgagaaaaaaaagaaaggatctgatattaaaaaaacgTCGATCTTTCAttgctttctttttttccataaTTACCTTTTTTccctgaaaaaaaaaaaaaaaaaaacaccatAGCAACAAccttattttgattttaattcaGTCCAGGTAATATATCTAAAATTGGTAAAACAGTGTAGAAAGAAACATCACATATTcaaaaatgtataaaaaaaatactaaaggtagaagaaaaagaggtaCTGGAGCTAGAGGCGGTAGAGGTAGAGGAAAGTTTAATTATAATCAACAGTCAcatttcaacaaaaaacCAAGGTCAGATGGAAATGCAGCTGACGATTTTTTACCTCTAGTTGGCGGTGGTGATTTATCTAATCCAAATGCAATTTCAGATCTTTACTTTGGGAATATAAATTCGGCACCAAATTCAATGAAAATGGCCGCATTAGGCAGGAGAAGGTATAAATCAGGACAATTTCCCAATAGCGATGAAGACATGAACACAAAAAATCTTCCTTTAAGAAAAAGACCTAtgatttttgttaaatctaaagaaatatatgatCCCTCAAAAGATTTGattgatttattaataacaaaaaacaatgcAAAGAATAATTACCAAGGAACTCTAGAAACTAAACCAAACGATGCTGTTGAATCGCAAGCAACAAACCAAGTTGTTGATAAACTGGAGGTTGTAGAAAACGGCGAAGATGGAAGAAACACTgacaaaaacaaagatgAAAAATACAGTTCAGATGAGAACGAAGAGCTACTGGAAGAATATGATAACACTTCCTCTTCAGATGGGTACGTTTCAGGAGAAGATCTCTATAATTATGACATAGATCATGagaatgaaaatattttgccTCAAgaaaacatatttttcGTTGATGGACAGGGTACGAATATCAATATAGAAAACATACCCGAAACCATAGTAGgagatgaaaatgaaaaaataaagaatacCGAGTTTCAAGATACACTTAAAATTGGGAAAGTCCAATTAAATTTAGTTGAAAATGGTGAGGATGTAGAACTTATACCTTTtaagaagaaaattaatatcaataacgaaaaaaaaattgatttagACACTAAAATGAATagattaaatataaacgagttttttgataaagatGAGAAATCAAAAACTCAGAAAGATACTGAATACAATAATACTACACCTAAAAGCGAAAACGAAAACGAAAACGATGAACCTGAATTTGGGTTTTTAGATGCAGATTTTGTTGCCAATTCTTCTGAGATAGAAATAACAAACATAGCATTGGGTGGCGACTTTCAAAACAATATGTACTACACGAAAtctttcaaatattttggcAATTATAATTTCCATTGGGTGGACACAGATGTTGTGGAAGATATATTAGGAGAATTGGGATTACCTGAAGAAAGATATGCCTCTTATTTTGGATTCattaaagataaattaGTTAAACCTGAGGAAGAACCCCAGCCAACTTATTCCGATGTTTACATTTCAGAAAGTGGAGATGAATATGATAACAGTGAGTATTTTGTTAATAGAAACTTTGATTATATTCCATCAGATCACGAAGAGGAAATGTACTCAAAAGAGATTACCGATGATATGAGAGAAGGATTGGAGGATCTAATCTCTTATAGTACTGCTTATGAGGGAGACAGGAATATGGAATATGAATCCCATAGTATAGCAACTAAGGGGAAGGGGAAAAACaggaaacttttttttgacaaTAATTCAGACATGGACGACGAACAAAGATTAATTTTGCAATCAAAATTTTCCTTAAGATTAGACCGCAAGGCCACCAAAAGAAAGACAAAAATAGACTATCTCAACGAAGAACATATAAATTCTACGGATTTATTACTCAAATACCCATATGGTATGCATGTAGAAAATATTAAGGATGAATTCAAAAGCTATCTTAGTAGACCTAATCAAGAATTTTTGGTATTTCCACCTTTTGATTCGCATGGAAATCAAACTATTGTTAAATTTTCGAAACATTTTAATACAAAGGCGCAGACAAGAAGAAAGGGAAAATCAAGTAGTGTAACTGTTCacaaaagtaaaaaaacaaacaggAAATCACCCAATTACGGGTTGATAGATCAACTATGCAGACAAAGAAGGGTTTTTATGAGATCTGATACAAGGGATCCGTCATTAGCAGCCCAAGACATAGACGATGAAAAT is part of the Saccharomycodes ludwigii strain NBRC 1722 chromosome III, whole genome shotgun sequence genome and encodes:
- the SQS1 gene encoding Sqs1p (similar to Saccharomyces cerevisiae YNL224C | SQS1 | SQuelch of Splicing suppression), which gives rise to MYKKNTKGRRKRGTGARGGRGRGKFNYNQQSHFNKKPRSDGNAADDFLPLVGGGDLSNPNAISDLYFGNINSAPNSMKMAALGRRRYKSGQFPNSDEDMNTKNLPLRKRPMIFVKSKEIYDPSKDLIDLLITKNNAKNNYQGTLETKPNDAVESQATNQVVDKLEVVENGEDGRNTDKNKDEKYSSDENEELLEEYDNTSSSDGYVSGEDLYNYDIDHENENILPQENIFFVDGQGTNINIENIPETIVGDENEKIKNTEFQDTLKIGKVQLNLVENGEDVELIPFKKKININNEKKIDLDTKMNRLNINEFFDKDEKSKTQKDTEYNNTTPKSENENENDEPEFGFLDADFVANSSEIEITNIALGGDFQNNMYYTKSFKYFGNYNFHWVDTDVVEDILGELGLPEERYASYFGFIKDKLVKPEEEPQPTYSDVYISESGDEYDNSEYFVNRNFDYIPSDHEEEMYSKEITDDMREGLEDLISYSTAYEGDRNMEYESHSIATKGKGKNRKLFFDNNSDMDDEQRLILQSKFSLRLDRKATKRKTKIDYLNEEHINSTDLLLKYPYGMHVENIKDEFKSYLSRPNQEFLVFPPFDSHGNQTIVKFSKHFNTKAQTRRKGKSSSVTVHKSKKTNRKSPNYGLIDQLCRQRRVFMRSDTRDPSLAAQDIDDENPKKHKYHVREGEIIGENAPEISHDNIGRRLLEKLGWKHGEGLGIHGNKGIVVPLQVTVKKTKKGLGHATKEP